A window of the Streptomyces sp. JB150 genome harbors these coding sequences:
- a CDS encoding acetamidase/formamidase family protein — MSGEQTRILTVRPEPGEYAWTFGGAPPVARIAPGTVLDLYTEDCFAGRVRSEKDLVSEVCEFPFLNPQTGPFHVEGAEPGDTVAVHFVSIEPARDWAASTTVPLFGALTSTAATATLQPPLPEIVWIWQLDRTRRTALFRAHDSDIEIELPLDPMHGTVGVAPANLEVRSALVPDAHGGNMDTPEMRAGVTCYLGVNVEGALLSLGDGHARQGEGETCGVAVECAMNTVVIVELLKGLHTPWPRIESDTHIISTGSARPLEDAFRISQLDLVRWLVRDYGFSELDAYQFTTQAVESPLANVCDTNYTCVAKLRKEWLPARETHRGLHARLRETAATLRG, encoded by the coding sequence ATGTCCGGCGAGCAGACACGCATTCTGACGGTACGGCCCGAACCGGGCGAGTACGCCTGGACGTTCGGCGGCGCGCCGCCCGTCGCCCGGATCGCACCGGGCACGGTGCTCGACCTCTACACGGAGGACTGCTTCGCCGGGCGGGTGCGCTCGGAGAAGGACCTGGTGTCGGAGGTGTGCGAGTTCCCGTTCCTCAACCCGCAGACGGGACCGTTCCACGTCGAGGGCGCCGAGCCCGGGGACACGGTCGCGGTGCACTTCGTGTCCATCGAACCGGCCCGGGACTGGGCCGCGTCGACGACCGTGCCGCTGTTCGGCGCGCTCACCTCGACGGCCGCCACGGCCACCTTGCAGCCCCCGCTGCCGGAGATTGTGTGGATCTGGCAGCTGGACCGGACCCGACGGACGGCGCTGTTCCGGGCGCACGACAGTGACATCGAGATCGAGCTGCCCCTCGATCCGATGCACGGCACCGTCGGGGTGGCCCCGGCCAACCTGGAGGTCCGCTCCGCGCTCGTGCCCGACGCGCACGGCGGCAACATGGACACGCCGGAGATGCGGGCCGGCGTCACCTGCTATCTCGGCGTGAACGTCGAGGGAGCGCTGCTCAGCCTCGGCGACGGGCACGCGCGGCAGGGCGAGGGCGAGACCTGCGGCGTGGCCGTCGAGTGCGCGATGAACACGGTGGTGATCGTCGAACTCCTCAAGGGGCTGCACACACCGTGGCCGCGCATCGAGTCGGACACCCACATCATCTCCACGGGCTCCGCCCGTCCGCTGGAGGACGCGTTCCGGATATCCCAGCTGGACCTGGTGCGGTGGCTGGTCCGCGACTACGGGTTCAGCGAGCTGGACGCCTACCAGTTCACGACCCAGGCCGTGGAATCACCGCTGGCCAACGTGTGCGACACGAACTACACCTGCGTGGCCAAGCTGCGCAAGGAATGGCTCCCGGCCCGCGAGACTCACCGCGGACTGCACGCCCGGCTGCGCGAGACGGCGGCGACGCTGCGGGGCTGA
- a CDS encoding peptidoglycan recognition family protein, translated as MERARPLPGRRRLLRGAALAAVPYALLPRTRADARTPAPDRPLAVWHPAHTANYTPANRPTSHPVDFVVIHVTQASYSTTLGVFQNRRKQVSAHYVVRSADGGLAQCVRESDIAWHAGNWDYNTRSIGIEHEGWVDRPGYFTDALYERSARLTASICDKYGVPKDRAHIIAHYEVPGSDHTDPGPYWDWRRYMRLVNRA; from the coding sequence ATGGAACGGGCACGACCGCTCCCCGGCCGGCGACGGCTCCTGCGAGGCGCCGCCCTCGCCGCCGTCCCGTACGCGCTGCTGCCCCGGACGCGGGCCGACGCGCGGACCCCCGCCCCCGACCGTCCGCTCGCCGTCTGGCACCCGGCGCACACCGCCAACTACACGCCGGCGAACCGGCCCACGAGCCACCCCGTCGACTTCGTGGTCATCCACGTCACCCAGGCGTCCTACTCGACCACCCTGGGCGTCTTCCAGAACCGCAGGAAGCAGGTGTCCGCGCATTACGTGGTGCGCTCGGCCGACGGCGGTCTCGCGCAGTGCGTCCGCGAGTCCGACATCGCCTGGCACGCGGGCAACTGGGACTACAACACCCGCAGCATCGGCATCGAACACGAGGGCTGGGTGGACCGGCCCGGCTACTTCACCGACGCCCTCTACGAGCGGTCGGCCCGGCTCACCGCGTCGATCTGCGACAAGTACGGAGTCCCGAAGGACCGCGCGCACATCATCGCGCACTACGAGGTCCCGGGCTCCGACCACACCGATCCGGGGCCGTACTGGGACTGGAGACGGTACATGCGGCTCGTCAACCGCGCCTGA